The following are encoded in a window of Chlorocebus sabaeus isolate Y175 chromosome 22, mChlSab1.0.hap1, whole genome shotgun sequence genomic DNA:
- the LOC103228082 gene encoding intraflagellar transport protein 122 homolog isoform X2 gives MAILKIFVDNLFAIILLKQVTAVRCLDMSASRKKLAVVDENDTCLVYDIDTKELLFQEPNANSVAWNTQCEDMLCFSGGGYLNIKASTFPVHRQKLQDFVVSYNGSKIFCLHVFISAIEVLQVTGSACPLSVLARLTRPGKPGPLLVLWGE, from the exons ATCCTGAAGATCTTCGTGGACAATCTCTTTGCTATCATCCTGCTGAAGCAGGTCACAGCCGTGCGCTGCTTGGACATGAGTGCCTCCCGTAAGAAGCTGGCCGTGGTAGATGAAAACGACACTTGCCTGGTGTATGACATCGATACCAAGGAGCTGCTTTTTCAG GAACCAAACGCCAACAGTGTGGCCTGGAACACCCAGTGTGAGGACATGCTCTGCTTCTCGGGAGGAGGCTACCTCAACATCAAAGCCAGCACCTTCCCTGTGCACCGGCAGAAGCTGCAGGACTTTGTGGTCAGCTACAATGGCTCCAAGATCTTCTGCCTCCATGTCTTCATTTCTGCCATAGAGGTGCTACAGGTCACTGGGAGTGCCTGTCCACTCTCAGTGCTGGCAAGGCTGACAAGACCAGGGAAGCCAGGCCCCTTGCTGGTGCTTTGGGGAGAGTAG
- the LOC103228082 gene encoding intraflagellar transport protein 122 homolog isoform X1, protein MGEMRGIGVSAGARTRNTVLPARAWKEGLFCLYSCAIFLQHQEEGLVCQYQSVLDLGNKILKIFVDNLFAIILLKQVTAVRCLDMSASRKKLAVVDENDTCLVYDIDTKELLFQEPNANSVAWNTQCEDMLCFSGGGYLNIKASTFPVHRQKLQDFVVSYNGSKIFCLHVFISAIEVLQVTGSACPLSVLARLTRPGKPGPLLVLWGE, encoded by the exons GACCAGGAACACTGTATTGCCTGCCAGAGCTTGGAAGGAAGGACTCTTCTGTCTCTACAGTTGTGCCATCTTCCTCCAGCACCAGGAAGAAGGGCTTGTCTGCCAGTATCAGAGTGTCCTGGACCTGGGGAATAAG ATCCTGAAGATCTTCGTGGACAATCTCTTTGCTATCATCCTGCTGAAGCAGGTCACAGCCGTGCGCTGCTTGGACATGAGTGCCTCCCGTAAGAAGCTGGCCGTGGTAGATGAAAACGACACTTGCCTGGTGTATGACATCGATACCAAGGAGCTGCTTTTTCAG GAACCAAACGCCAACAGTGTGGCCTGGAACACCCAGTGTGAGGACATGCTCTGCTTCTCGGGAGGAGGCTACCTCAACATCAAAGCCAGCACCTTCCCTGTGCACCGGCAGAAGCTGCAGGACTTTGTGGTCAGCTACAATGGCTCCAAGATCTTCTGCCTCCATGTCTTCATTTCTGCCATAGAGGTGCTACAGGTCACTGGGAGTGCCTGTCCACTCTCAGTGCTGGCAAGGCTGACAAGACCAGGGAAGCCAGGCCCCTTGCTGGTGCTTTGGGGAGAGTAG